The proteins below come from a single Eucalyptus grandis isolate ANBG69807.140 chromosome 3, ASM1654582v1, whole genome shotgun sequence genomic window:
- the LOC104437836 gene encoding pyrophosphate-energized vacuolar membrane proton pump isoform X2, with the protein MALLSALATEIVIPACATVGIAYSYYLVRWFPESRNSDSLDDAEQDLTSVKAEYDRMRRGVSEGVEAFLFTEYWYGGVFMVAFAILIFLCLGSVESFSTQSRPCRFDPSNMCKPALATAVFSAVSFLLGAFTSVLSGFLGMKIAIYAANARTAFKEGEGDGKAFFSAFRSSAVMGFLLAAKGLLVLYIAIYLFKLYYGDDWEGLFAAIAGYGLGGSSMALLGRAAGGIYAKIADVSYHLIKENWPAADQVYVAVIYDYVGDIVGDIAETKEVKEIKPALRKQLIISTILMTFGIVIVSWIALPSSFTVYNFGSQKVVKNWQLCFCVGVGLWFGLIIEFITKLCTNDGISLFQEFAAERVGFGLAFVDIPIFTFLSILLSYRIASVYGIAVAAVGMLSTIATRLAINAYSPISDHARPVSKRIGGRGLRDVQSSSNTRATIGKGFTIESTSLVSMALFGAFVSRAAISPVDVLTLKVFMGSIVGAMLPKWFSAMTMKRVGPPALEMAYTILRESVRYHRCFKISIDASFRGMIRPVALVMLTPLIVGTFLGIEMLSGVLAGSLGSVVRIAISASNTGGAWEKARKYIRAGASEYAKTEYAKTHFPKKIHRAVDKGDTIGNPLKDTSGPPLNILIQLMVVESLVFAPFFTTHGGLLFKII; encoded by the exons ATGGCATTGCTCTCAGCTCTTGCGACAGAGATCGTGATCCCAGCTTGCGCCACCGTTGGGATCGCGTACTCCTACTACCTGGTGCGGTGGTTCCCCGAGTCGCGCAACAGCGACAGCCTCGACGACGCAGAGCAGGACTTAACCAGCGTTAAGGCCGAGTATGATAGGATGAGGAGGGGCGTCTCTGAAG GTGTGGAAGCTTTTCTGTTCACGGAGTACTGGTATGGTGGGGTTTTCATGGTTGCTTTTGCAATTCTAATCTTCCTCTGCCTTGGCTCTGTTGAGAGCTTCAGCACCCAAAGCCGGCCTTGCAGATTTGATCCTTCAAACATGTGCAAGCCCGCCCTTGCCACTGCCGTTTTCAGTGCTGTTTCATTCCTACTTGGTGCTTTCACATCAGTCCTCTCTGGTTTCCTTGGCATGAAAATTGCTATCTATGCTGCTAATGCCAGGACTGCCTTCAAAGAGGGGGAGGGCGATGGAAAAGCTTTCTTTTCTGCTTTCAGGTCTAGTGCAGTGATGGGATTTCTTCTTGCTGCTAAAGGTCTTCTTGTGCTCTATATTGCAATCTATCTGTTCAAGCTGTACTATGGCGATGACTGGGAAGGTCTTTTTGCGGCTATTGCCGGTTATGGTCTTGGTGGATCTTCCATGGCTCTCTTGGGAAGAGCCGCtggtggaatttatgccaaGATTGCTGATGTTAGTTATCATCTAATTAAAGAGAATTGGCCAGCAGCAGATCAAGTTTACGTAGCT GTGATTTATGATTATGTTGGTGATATTGTCGGGGATATTGCTG AAACCAAGGAAGTGAAGGAAATCAAGCCTGCATTGAGGAAGCAACTTATTATTTCTACAATTCTAATGACTTTTGGAATTGTTATTGTTAGCTGGATTGCTCTGCCCTCATCATTTACAGTTTACAACTTTGGGTCGCAGAAAGTTGTGAAGAACTG GCAGCTGTGCTTCTGTGTTGGTGTTGGTCTTTGGTTTGGGCTAATCATTGAATTTATCACTAAATTATGCACCAACGATGGCATCAG CCTTTTCCAAGAGTTTGCCGCCGAAAGGGTTGGTTTTGGCCTTGCCTTTGTCGATATCCCAATTTTTACTTTCCTTAGCATATTGTTGAGTTATAGAATTGCTTCCGTGTATGGAATTGCTGTGGCTGCCGTTGGGATGCTAAGTACCATTGCCACCCGATTGGCCATCAATGCTTACAGTCCCATCAGCGACCATGCTAGACCAGTTTCTAAGAGAATTGGTGGGCGAGGCCTTAGGGATGTGCAGTCGTCAAGCAATACTAGAGCTACCATTGGAAAG GGATTCACCATTGAATCAACTTCCCTGGTGTCTATGGCTCTGTTTGGTGCATTTGTGAGTCGTGCAGCAATTTCTCCTGTTGATGTCCTGACACTAAAAGTTTTCATGGGTTCGATCGTGGGCGCCATGCTTCCTAAATGGTTCTCTGCTATGACCATGAAAAGAGTGGGACCTCCAGCTTTGGAGATGGCTTACACGATTCTTCGGGAGTCTGTCCGTTACCATAGATgcttcaaaatttcaattgatgCATCTTTCAGGGGGATGATTCGACCTGTTGCCCTTGTCATGCTTACACCACTTATCGTCGGGACCTTCTTAGGAATAGAGATGCTGTCTGGTGTTTTGGCTGGCTCTCTTGGTTCTGTTGTTCGG ATTGCAATTTCGGCATCCAACACTGGCGGAGCATGGGAGAAAGCAAGGAAGTACATCAGG GCTGGTGCTTCTGAGTACGCAAAGACCGAGTACGCAAAGACCCATTTCCCTAAAAAAATTCACAGGGCCGTTGATAAGGGAGATACCATTGGCAATCCATTGAAGGACACTTCAGGCCCACCACTTAACATCCTCATCCAGCTAATGGTAGTCGAGTCGCTCGTGTTTGCTCCCTTCTTTACTACTCACGGTGGTCTGCTCTTCAAGATTATCTGA
- the LOC104437836 gene encoding pyrophosphate-energized vacuolar membrane proton pump 1 isoform X1 produces the protein MALLSALATEIVIPACATVGIAYSYYLVRWFPESRNSDSLDDAEQDLTSVKAEYDRMRRGVSEGVEAFLFTEYWYGGVFMVAFAILIFLCLGSVESFSTQSRPCRFDPSNMCKPALATAVFSAVSFLLGAFTSVLSGFLGMKIAIYAANARTAFKEGEGDGKAFFSAFRSSAVMGFLLAAKGLLVLYIAIYLFKLYYGDDWEGLFAAIAGYGLGGSSMALLGRAAGGIYAKIADVSYHLIKENWPAADQVYVAVIYDYVGDIVGDIAGMETDFFCSYAESCCAALVVASISSFGNDHNFSAMCYPLLISSMGILVCLMTTVFTTNFSETKEVKEIKPALRKQLIISTILMTFGIVIVSWIALPSSFTVYNFGSQKVVKNWQLCFCVGVGLWFGLIIEFITKLCTNDGISLFQEFAAERVGFGLAFVDIPIFTFLSILLSYRIASVYGIAVAAVGMLSTIATRLAINAYSPISDHARPVSKRIGGRGLRDVQSSSNTRATIGKGFTIESTSLVSMALFGAFVSRAAISPVDVLTLKVFMGSIVGAMLPKWFSAMTMKRVGPPALEMAYTILRESVRYHRCFKISIDASFRGMIRPVALVMLTPLIVGTFLGIEMLSGVLAGSLGSVVRIAISASNTGGAWEKARKYIRAGASEYAKTEYAKTHFPKKIHRAVDKGDTIGNPLKDTSGPPLNILIQLMVVESLVFAPFFTTHGGLLFKII, from the exons ATGGCATTGCTCTCAGCTCTTGCGACAGAGATCGTGATCCCAGCTTGCGCCACCGTTGGGATCGCGTACTCCTACTACCTGGTGCGGTGGTTCCCCGAGTCGCGCAACAGCGACAGCCTCGACGACGCAGAGCAGGACTTAACCAGCGTTAAGGCCGAGTATGATAGGATGAGGAGGGGCGTCTCTGAAG GTGTGGAAGCTTTTCTGTTCACGGAGTACTGGTATGGTGGGGTTTTCATGGTTGCTTTTGCAATTCTAATCTTCCTCTGCCTTGGCTCTGTTGAGAGCTTCAGCACCCAAAGCCGGCCTTGCAGATTTGATCCTTCAAACATGTGCAAGCCCGCCCTTGCCACTGCCGTTTTCAGTGCTGTTTCATTCCTACTTGGTGCTTTCACATCAGTCCTCTCTGGTTTCCTTGGCATGAAAATTGCTATCTATGCTGCTAATGCCAGGACTGCCTTCAAAGAGGGGGAGGGCGATGGAAAAGCTTTCTTTTCTGCTTTCAGGTCTAGTGCAGTGATGGGATTTCTTCTTGCTGCTAAAGGTCTTCTTGTGCTCTATATTGCAATCTATCTGTTCAAGCTGTACTATGGCGATGACTGGGAAGGTCTTTTTGCGGCTATTGCCGGTTATGGTCTTGGTGGATCTTCCATGGCTCTCTTGGGAAGAGCCGCtggtggaatttatgccaaGATTGCTGATGTTAGTTATCATCTAATTAAAGAGAATTGGCCAGCAGCAGATCAAGTTTACGTAGCT GTGATTTATGATTATGTTGGTGATATTGTCGGGGATATTGCTGGTATGGagactgattttttttgttcttatgcCGAATCATGCTGCGCTGCCCTTGTTGTTGCTTCCATCTCTTCTTTCGGAAATGATCACAACTTCTCCGCTATGTGTTATCCCCTGCTTATCAGCTCTATGGGTATTCTTGTTTGTTTGATGACAACTGTCTTTACGACCAACTTCTCAGAAACCAAGGAAGTGAAGGAAATCAAGCCTGCATTGAGGAAGCAACTTATTATTTCTACAATTCTAATGACTTTTGGAATTGTTATTGTTAGCTGGATTGCTCTGCCCTCATCATTTACAGTTTACAACTTTGGGTCGCAGAAAGTTGTGAAGAACTG GCAGCTGTGCTTCTGTGTTGGTGTTGGTCTTTGGTTTGGGCTAATCATTGAATTTATCACTAAATTATGCACCAACGATGGCATCAG CCTTTTCCAAGAGTTTGCCGCCGAAAGGGTTGGTTTTGGCCTTGCCTTTGTCGATATCCCAATTTTTACTTTCCTTAGCATATTGTTGAGTTATAGAATTGCTTCCGTGTATGGAATTGCTGTGGCTGCCGTTGGGATGCTAAGTACCATTGCCACCCGATTGGCCATCAATGCTTACAGTCCCATCAGCGACCATGCTAGACCAGTTTCTAAGAGAATTGGTGGGCGAGGCCTTAGGGATGTGCAGTCGTCAAGCAATACTAGAGCTACCATTGGAAAG GGATTCACCATTGAATCAACTTCCCTGGTGTCTATGGCTCTGTTTGGTGCATTTGTGAGTCGTGCAGCAATTTCTCCTGTTGATGTCCTGACACTAAAAGTTTTCATGGGTTCGATCGTGGGCGCCATGCTTCCTAAATGGTTCTCTGCTATGACCATGAAAAGAGTGGGACCTCCAGCTTTGGAGATGGCTTACACGATTCTTCGGGAGTCTGTCCGTTACCATAGATgcttcaaaatttcaattgatgCATCTTTCAGGGGGATGATTCGACCTGTTGCCCTTGTCATGCTTACACCACTTATCGTCGGGACCTTCTTAGGAATAGAGATGCTGTCTGGTGTTTTGGCTGGCTCTCTTGGTTCTGTTGTTCGG ATTGCAATTTCGGCATCCAACACTGGCGGAGCATGGGAGAAAGCAAGGAAGTACATCAGG GCTGGTGCTTCTGAGTACGCAAAGACCGAGTACGCAAAGACCCATTTCCCTAAAAAAATTCACAGGGCCGTTGATAAGGGAGATACCATTGGCAATCCATTGAAGGACACTTCAGGCCCACCACTTAACATCCTCATCCAGCTAATGGTAGTCGAGTCGCTCGTGTTTGCTCCCTTCTTTACTACTCACGGTGGTCTGCTCTTCAAGATTATCTGA
- the LOC104437836 gene encoding pyrophosphate-energized vacuolar membrane proton pump 1 isoform X4, translating to MALLSALATEIVIPACATVGIAYSYYLVRWFPESRNSDSLDDAEQDLTSVKAEYDRMRRGVSEGVEAFLFTEYWYGGVFMVAFAILIFLCLGSVESFSTQSRPCRFDPSNMCKPALATAVFSAVSFLLGAFTSVLSGFLGMKIAIYAANARTAFKEGEGDGKAFFSAFRSSAVMGFLLAAKGLLVLYIAIYLFKLYYGDDWEGLFAAIAGYGLGGSSMALLGRAAGGIYAKIADVSYHLIKENWPAADQVYVAVIYDYVGDIVGDIAGMETDFFCSYAESCCAALVVASISSFGNDHNFSAMCYPLLISSMGILVCLMTTVFTTNFSETKEVKEIKPALRKQLIISTILMTFGIVIVSWIALPSSFTVYNFGSQKVVKNWQLCFCVGVGLWFGLIIEFITKLCTNDGISLFQEFAAERVGFGLAFVDIPIFTFLSILLSYRIASVYGIAVAAVGMLSTIATRLAINAYSPISDHARPVSKRIGGRGLRDVQSSSNTRATIGKIAISASNTGGAWEKARKYIRAGASEYAKTEYAKTHFPKKIHRAVDKGDTIGNPLKDTSGPPLNILIQLMVVESLVFAPFFTTHGGLLFKII from the exons ATGGCATTGCTCTCAGCTCTTGCGACAGAGATCGTGATCCCAGCTTGCGCCACCGTTGGGATCGCGTACTCCTACTACCTGGTGCGGTGGTTCCCCGAGTCGCGCAACAGCGACAGCCTCGACGACGCAGAGCAGGACTTAACCAGCGTTAAGGCCGAGTATGATAGGATGAGGAGGGGCGTCTCTGAAG GTGTGGAAGCTTTTCTGTTCACGGAGTACTGGTATGGTGGGGTTTTCATGGTTGCTTTTGCAATTCTAATCTTCCTCTGCCTTGGCTCTGTTGAGAGCTTCAGCACCCAAAGCCGGCCTTGCAGATTTGATCCTTCAAACATGTGCAAGCCCGCCCTTGCCACTGCCGTTTTCAGTGCTGTTTCATTCCTACTTGGTGCTTTCACATCAGTCCTCTCTGGTTTCCTTGGCATGAAAATTGCTATCTATGCTGCTAATGCCAGGACTGCCTTCAAAGAGGGGGAGGGCGATGGAAAAGCTTTCTTTTCTGCTTTCAGGTCTAGTGCAGTGATGGGATTTCTTCTTGCTGCTAAAGGTCTTCTTGTGCTCTATATTGCAATCTATCTGTTCAAGCTGTACTATGGCGATGACTGGGAAGGTCTTTTTGCGGCTATTGCCGGTTATGGTCTTGGTGGATCTTCCATGGCTCTCTTGGGAAGAGCCGCtggtggaatttatgccaaGATTGCTGATGTTAGTTATCATCTAATTAAAGAGAATTGGCCAGCAGCAGATCAAGTTTACGTAGCT GTGATTTATGATTATGTTGGTGATATTGTCGGGGATATTGCTGGTATGGagactgattttttttgttcttatgcCGAATCATGCTGCGCTGCCCTTGTTGTTGCTTCCATCTCTTCTTTCGGAAATGATCACAACTTCTCCGCTATGTGTTATCCCCTGCTTATCAGCTCTATGGGTATTCTTGTTTGTTTGATGACAACTGTCTTTACGACCAACTTCTCAGAAACCAAGGAAGTGAAGGAAATCAAGCCTGCATTGAGGAAGCAACTTATTATTTCTACAATTCTAATGACTTTTGGAATTGTTATTGTTAGCTGGATTGCTCTGCCCTCATCATTTACAGTTTACAACTTTGGGTCGCAGAAAGTTGTGAAGAACTG GCAGCTGTGCTTCTGTGTTGGTGTTGGTCTTTGGTTTGGGCTAATCATTGAATTTATCACTAAATTATGCACCAACGATGGCATCAG CCTTTTCCAAGAGTTTGCCGCCGAAAGGGTTGGTTTTGGCCTTGCCTTTGTCGATATCCCAATTTTTACTTTCCTTAGCATATTGTTGAGTTATAGAATTGCTTCCGTGTATGGAATTGCTGTGGCTGCCGTTGGGATGCTAAGTACCATTGCCACCCGATTGGCCATCAATGCTTACAGTCCCATCAGCGACCATGCTAGACCAGTTTCTAAGAGAATTGGTGGGCGAGGCCTTAGGGATGTGCAGTCGTCAAGCAATACTAGAGCTACCATTGGAAAG ATTGCAATTTCGGCATCCAACACTGGCGGAGCATGGGAGAAAGCAAGGAAGTACATCAGG GCTGGTGCTTCTGAGTACGCAAAGACCGAGTACGCAAAGACCCATTTCCCTAAAAAAATTCACAGGGCCGTTGATAAGGGAGATACCATTGGCAATCCATTGAAGGACACTTCAGGCCCACCACTTAACATCCTCATCCAGCTAATGGTAGTCGAGTCGCTCGTGTTTGCTCCCTTCTTTACTACTCACGGTGGTCTGCTCTTCAAGATTATCTGA
- the LOC104437836 gene encoding pyrophosphate-energized vacuolar membrane proton pump 1 isoform X3, which produces MVAFAILIFLCLGSVESFSTQSRPCRFDPSNMCKPALATAVFSAVSFLLGAFTSVLSGFLGMKIAIYAANARTAFKEGEGDGKAFFSAFRSSAVMGFLLAAKGLLVLYIAIYLFKLYYGDDWEGLFAAIAGYGLGGSSMALLGRAAGGIYAKIADVSYHLIKENWPAADQVYVAVIYDYVGDIVGDIAGMETDFFCSYAESCCAALVVASISSFGNDHNFSAMCYPLLISSMGILVCLMTTVFTTNFSETKEVKEIKPALRKQLIISTILMTFGIVIVSWIALPSSFTVYNFGSQKVVKNWQLCFCVGVGLWFGLIIEFITKLCTNDGISLFQEFAAERVGFGLAFVDIPIFTFLSILLSYRIASVYGIAVAAVGMLSTIATRLAINAYSPISDHARPVSKRIGGRGLRDVQSSSNTRATIGKGFTIESTSLVSMALFGAFVSRAAISPVDVLTLKVFMGSIVGAMLPKWFSAMTMKRVGPPALEMAYTILRESVRYHRCFKISIDASFRGMIRPVALVMLTPLIVGTFLGIEMLSGVLAGSLGSVVRIAISASNTGGAWEKARKYIRAGASEYAKTEYAKTHFPKKIHRAVDKGDTIGNPLKDTSGPPLNILIQLMVVESLVFAPFFTTHGGLLFKII; this is translated from the exons ATGGTTGCTTTTGCAATTCTAATCTTCCTCTGCCTTGGCTCTGTTGAGAGCTTCAGCACCCAAAGCCGGCCTTGCAGATTTGATCCTTCAAACATGTGCAAGCCCGCCCTTGCCACTGCCGTTTTCAGTGCTGTTTCATTCCTACTTGGTGCTTTCACATCAGTCCTCTCTGGTTTCCTTGGCATGAAAATTGCTATCTATGCTGCTAATGCCAGGACTGCCTTCAAAGAGGGGGAGGGCGATGGAAAAGCTTTCTTTTCTGCTTTCAGGTCTAGTGCAGTGATGGGATTTCTTCTTGCTGCTAAAGGTCTTCTTGTGCTCTATATTGCAATCTATCTGTTCAAGCTGTACTATGGCGATGACTGGGAAGGTCTTTTTGCGGCTATTGCCGGTTATGGTCTTGGTGGATCTTCCATGGCTCTCTTGGGAAGAGCCGCtggtggaatttatgccaaGATTGCTGATGTTAGTTATCATCTAATTAAAGAGAATTGGCCAGCAGCAGATCAAGTTTACGTAGCT GTGATTTATGATTATGTTGGTGATATTGTCGGGGATATTGCTGGTATGGagactgattttttttgttcttatgcCGAATCATGCTGCGCTGCCCTTGTTGTTGCTTCCATCTCTTCTTTCGGAAATGATCACAACTTCTCCGCTATGTGTTATCCCCTGCTTATCAGCTCTATGGGTATTCTTGTTTGTTTGATGACAACTGTCTTTACGACCAACTTCTCAGAAACCAAGGAAGTGAAGGAAATCAAGCCTGCATTGAGGAAGCAACTTATTATTTCTACAATTCTAATGACTTTTGGAATTGTTATTGTTAGCTGGATTGCTCTGCCCTCATCATTTACAGTTTACAACTTTGGGTCGCAGAAAGTTGTGAAGAACTG GCAGCTGTGCTTCTGTGTTGGTGTTGGTCTTTGGTTTGGGCTAATCATTGAATTTATCACTAAATTATGCACCAACGATGGCATCAG CCTTTTCCAAGAGTTTGCCGCCGAAAGGGTTGGTTTTGGCCTTGCCTTTGTCGATATCCCAATTTTTACTTTCCTTAGCATATTGTTGAGTTATAGAATTGCTTCCGTGTATGGAATTGCTGTGGCTGCCGTTGGGATGCTAAGTACCATTGCCACCCGATTGGCCATCAATGCTTACAGTCCCATCAGCGACCATGCTAGACCAGTTTCTAAGAGAATTGGTGGGCGAGGCCTTAGGGATGTGCAGTCGTCAAGCAATACTAGAGCTACCATTGGAAAG GGATTCACCATTGAATCAACTTCCCTGGTGTCTATGGCTCTGTTTGGTGCATTTGTGAGTCGTGCAGCAATTTCTCCTGTTGATGTCCTGACACTAAAAGTTTTCATGGGTTCGATCGTGGGCGCCATGCTTCCTAAATGGTTCTCTGCTATGACCATGAAAAGAGTGGGACCTCCAGCTTTGGAGATGGCTTACACGATTCTTCGGGAGTCTGTCCGTTACCATAGATgcttcaaaatttcaattgatgCATCTTTCAGGGGGATGATTCGACCTGTTGCCCTTGTCATGCTTACACCACTTATCGTCGGGACCTTCTTAGGAATAGAGATGCTGTCTGGTGTTTTGGCTGGCTCTCTTGGTTCTGTTGTTCGG ATTGCAATTTCGGCATCCAACACTGGCGGAGCATGGGAGAAAGCAAGGAAGTACATCAGG GCTGGTGCTTCTGAGTACGCAAAGACCGAGTACGCAAAGACCCATTTCCCTAAAAAAATTCACAGGGCCGTTGATAAGGGAGATACCATTGGCAATCCATTGAAGGACACTTCAGGCCCACCACTTAACATCCTCATCCAGCTAATGGTAGTCGAGTCGCTCGTGTTTGCTCCCTTCTTTACTACTCACGGTGGTCTGCTCTTCAAGATTATCTGA